In Musa acuminata AAA Group cultivar baxijiao chromosome BXJ2-8, Cavendish_Baxijiao_AAA, whole genome shotgun sequence, one genomic interval encodes:
- the LOC135619322 gene encoding uncharacterized protein LOC135619322 encodes MVLDGGGLRKATAREMERQKVVVVVEEADAARTALLWAVRNFIRGGDSITLLYVCPSTRSKRKQRNYRLKGFQLALSFKDLCNGIAEAKVEIIVTEGDQGALVVSTVTNVGASTLVVGLHDKSFLYKAPITNIGTRSLNCRILAIKQHSTTQYGLLNTDFSQVETTRLCISESRNLFPIFPMSLRMFFGKSKRRKC; translated from the exons ATGGTTTTGGACGGTGGAGGACTCAGGAAGGCCACCGCCAGAGAGATGGAAAGGCAGAAGGTGgttgtggtggtggaggaggccgACGCCGCCCGGACCGCCCTCCTGTGGGCCGTGCGCAACTTCATTCGCGGCGGCGACTCCATCACCCTTCTCTACGTCTGCCCCTCCACGCGATCCAAGCGGAAGCAGAGGAACTATAGGCTCAAAGGATTCCAGTTGGCTCTCTCTTTCAAGGACCTCTGCAATGGTATAGCCGAG GCTAAGGTGGAGATCATAGTGACAGAGGGTGACCAAGGGGCGCTGGTCGTGTCGACTGTGACCAACGTTGGGGCTTCAACTCTTGTGGTAGGACTCCATGACAAGAGCTTTCTCTACAA GGCTCCCATTACAAATATTGGCACAAGAAGCCTAAATTGTCGGATTCTTGCTATTAAGCAGCACTCAACTACACAGTATGGCCTTCTCAACACAGACTTCTCTCAAGTTGAAACTACAAGGTTATG CATATCAGAATCCAGAAACCTATTTCCTATCTTCCCTATGTCTTTAAGAATGTTCTTTGGAAAGTCTAAGAGGAGAAAGTGCTAA